One window from the genome of Methylomarinovum caldicuralii encodes:
- a CDS encoding OprO/OprP family phosphate-selective porin → MRLKKTGVTAMLGLVLAGQGALAADRELLDILLANGAITRDQYDRLLKKKEPLTKNDVEISLKKGLHFKTADGNFETKIGGRMHLQAAYHDRDNIAGQNIDDGLEIRRGRLYAKGVLYHDWKYTAEYDFAGNKTHIKDLWVAYTGLKSYGLDFIGFGHQKQPYSLEVEMSSNDIPFIERALDYGFTEAVVDRALGMRLQTHGHYWFAAAGLYGESIGKGNDEGWGTAGRFILAPLHDQEKVVHLGVRGAYREPNDDRQQDFHYKSTHQSNLKLVNTGTMRNVDNTALVGAEAAFVYGPVSLEGEYTHAMVERKKGLSDLDFDGFHVQATWSLTGESRAAAYKLKDGEFKRLKPHQYFSLSQGGLGAWELAARYAWIDLNDQEVKGGRAQDFTMALNWYLNPNIRLMFDWTHQLNNSRIKQAEDLDIFQLRTQLTF, encoded by the coding sequence ATGCGACTGAAGAAAACCGGGGTCACCGCCATGCTGGGACTGGTATTGGCAGGCCAGGGTGCGCTGGCGGCGGACCGGGAACTGCTCGACATCTTGCTCGCCAACGGCGCCATCACCCGCGACCAATACGATCGTCTGCTGAAGAAGAAAGAACCGCTGACCAAGAACGACGTCGAGATCAGTCTGAAAAAGGGCCTGCACTTTAAAACCGCCGACGGCAATTTCGAAACCAAGATCGGCGGCCGGATGCATCTGCAGGCCGCCTATCACGACCGGGACAACATCGCCGGGCAGAACATCGACGACGGCCTGGAAATCCGCCGCGGCCGTCTCTACGCCAAAGGGGTGCTCTACCACGACTGGAAGTACACGGCCGAATACGACTTTGCCGGTAACAAGACCCATATCAAAGATTTATGGGTGGCTTACACCGGCCTGAAATCCTATGGCCTGGACTTCATCGGCTTCGGCCACCAGAAGCAGCCTTACAGCCTGGAAGTGGAGATGAGCTCCAATGACATCCCTTTCATCGAAAGAGCATTGGATTACGGTTTTACCGAGGCGGTGGTCGACCGTGCCCTGGGGATGCGCTTGCAGACCCACGGCCATTACTGGTTTGCCGCAGCCGGTTTATATGGCGAGAGCATCGGCAAGGGCAACGACGAAGGTTGGGGAACCGCGGGGCGTTTTATCCTTGCGCCGCTTCACGACCAGGAAAAGGTGGTGCATCTGGGGGTGCGCGGGGCTTATCGTGAGCCCAACGATGACCGACAGCAGGATTTCCACTATAAGAGTACCCATCAGTCCAATCTTAAGCTTGTCAACACAGGAACGATGAGGAACGTGGACAACACGGCCCTGGTGGGCGCCGAGGCGGCGTTCGTTTACGGTCCGGTCTCCCTGGAAGGGGAATACACCCATGCCATGGTGGAACGGAAAAAGGGCCTGAGCGACCTGGATTTCGACGGTTTCCACGTCCAGGCCACCTGGTCCTTGACGGGGGAGTCGCGGGCGGCGGCCTATAAGCTCAAGGACGGCGAGTTCAAACGTCTCAAGCCCCATCAGTACTTCAGCCTCAGCCAGGGCGGCCTGGGAGCCTGGGAACTGGCGGCCCGTTACGCATGGATTGACCTCAACGATCAGGAGGTCAAGGGCGGCCGGGCCCAGGATTTCACCATGGCCCTCAACTGGTACCTGAATCCCAACATCCGCCTGATGTTCGACTGGACCCACCAGCTCAACAACAGCCGCATCAAGCAGGCCGAGGATCTGGACATCTTCCAGCTCCGCACTCAGCTGACCTTCTGA
- a CDS encoding response regulator, producing the protein MIKVIVADDHELVRSGIEHILGEDPEIQIVGSAATGEELLRQVGEKTPDVVIVDVNMPGMGGVEACRRIRSRHPDVRIIALSVYTGGPIPRHLLETGIDGYLSKHCPPQEMIQAVKSVYRGKRYLSADVATHLALENADGQPSPFTRLSKREMEVTLLTLQGKSIQEIADLLSVSPKTICTYRYRIFEKLGIRNDVELTRLAAKYGLLNGNGG; encoded by the coding sequence ATGATCAAAGTCATCGTTGCGGACGATCACGAACTGGTCCGCAGCGGCATCGAACACATCCTCGGCGAGGACCCGGAAATCCAGATCGTCGGCAGTGCCGCCACCGGAGAGGAACTGCTCCGGCAGGTCGGGGAAAAGACCCCCGATGTCGTGATCGTCGACGTCAACATGCCCGGCATGGGCGGGGTGGAAGCCTGCCGCCGGATTCGCAGCCGCCATCCCGACGTCCGCATCATCGCCCTCAGCGTCTATACCGGCGGCCCCATTCCCCGCCACCTGCTCGAAACCGGCATCGACGGCTACCTCTCCAAGCATTGCCCGCCGCAGGAGATGATCCAGGCGGTCAAGAGTGTGTACCGCGGCAAACGCTATCTGAGCGCCGACGTCGCCACCCATCTGGCCCTGGAAAACGCCGACGGCCAGCCCTCTCCCTTCACCCGGCTGTCGAAGCGGGAGATGGAGGTGACGCTGCTGACCCTGCAGGGAAAATCCATCCAGGAAATCGCCGACCTCCTGTCCGTCAGCCCCAAGACCATCTGCACCTACCGCTACCGCATCTTCGAAAAGCTGGGCATCCGCAACGACGTGGAGCTGACCCGCCTGGCGGCCAAATACGGCTTGCTAAACGGCAACGGCGGCTGA
- the asd gene encoding archaetidylserine decarboxylase (Phosphatidylserine decarboxylase is synthesized as a single chain precursor. Generation of the pyruvoyl active site from a Ser is coupled to cleavage of a Gly-Ser bond between the larger (beta) and smaller (alpha chains). It is an integral membrane protein.), translated as MRAIKDTLFVLLQYLLPHHALSRLVGKITHCRWRPLKNTMIRLFIQVYGIDLEEAASADPDDYACFNAFFTRALRSGTRPLPDDPYAVVSPADGKISQIGRLTGQWLIQAKGRDFSAAALLGDEALGTAFADGEFATVYLSPRDYHRVHMPYRGRLQEMIHIPGRLFSVNDATAEGVENLYARNERVVCLFDTETGPMAVVLVGALLVASIETVWHGAVTPPTGREIRRWCYDDREIVLQRGAELGRFNMGSTVIVLFPQDTVEWVREAGQAVRMGEILGRRR; from the coding sequence ATGAGAGCCATCAAAGATACCCTCTTCGTCCTGCTCCAATATCTGCTGCCCCACCACGCCCTGTCGCGCCTGGTGGGAAAGATCACCCACTGCCGCTGGCGGCCGCTGAAGAACACCATGATCCGGCTGTTCATCCAGGTCTACGGCATCGACCTGGAAGAGGCCGCCAGCGCCGATCCGGACGACTATGCCTGCTTCAACGCTTTCTTCACCCGCGCCCTGAGATCCGGTACCCGCCCCCTGCCGGACGATCCCTATGCCGTCGTCAGTCCCGCCGACGGCAAAATCAGCCAGATCGGCCGCCTGACCGGCCAGTGGCTGATCCAGGCCAAGGGCCGGGATTTTTCCGCCGCCGCCCTGCTGGGGGATGAAGCCCTGGGCACCGCCTTCGCCGATGGCGAATTTGCCACCGTCTATCTGTCACCGCGCGACTACCACCGGGTCCATATGCCCTATCGCGGCAGGCTGCAGGAGATGATCCACATTCCCGGACGGCTGTTCTCGGTCAACGACGCCACCGCCGAGGGTGTGGAGAACCTCTACGCCCGCAATGAGCGGGTGGTGTGCCTGTTCGATACCGAGACAGGCCCTATGGCGGTGGTGCTGGTGGGCGCTCTGCTGGTGGCCAGCATCGAAACCGTCTGGCACGGGGCGGTCACCCCGCCCACGGGCCGGGAAATACGCCGCTGGTGCTACGACGACAGGGAAATCGTCCTGCAACGGGGGGCGGAACTGGGGCGCTTCAACATGGGCTCGACGGTGATCGTGCTGTTTCCGCAAGATACGGTCGAGTGGGTGCGGGAGGCGGGACAGGCCGTCCGCATGGGGGAAATCCTCGGACGGAGGCGGTAA
- a CDS encoding aminotransferase class V-fold PLP-dependent enzyme, with protein MAGRNHLYVPGPTNVPDSVLSAMHVPMEDHRAPDFPKLVKPLLEDLKKIFRTETGQAFIFQATGTAGWEVAMCNTLSPGDKVLSYRFGQFSHLWIQSARRMGLDVEYHEVPWGEGVPLDHLEQRLRQDANHEIKALLICHNETATGVTNDLKAIRDVLDRTGHPALFMIDGVSSIGSIEFRMDDWGIDVALTGSQKGMMLPAGNAYVCFSQKALEKRHEARLPRNFLNIEDQIQANKDGYFPYTPSTPMLHGLRKAIDLMLEEGLDNVYARHHRLAEGVRRAVLDGWGLELCARDPKWYSDTVSAIVVPEGFDARDVMKVAYYRYNLSLGGGLSEVAGKVFRIGHLGDVNELMLASAIVGAEMAMRDVGIDVKPGSGITAAMEYWRDTAPPLEA; from the coding sequence ATGGCAGGTCGTAACCATCTCTACGTTCCCGGCCCCACCAACGTGCCGGATTCCGTCCTCAGCGCCATGCACGTGCCGATGGAGGACCATCGCGCCCCCGATTTCCCCAAGCTGGTCAAGCCGCTGCTGGAGGATCTGAAGAAAATCTTCCGCACCGAAACCGGCCAGGCGTTCATCTTCCAGGCCACCGGCACCGCCGGCTGGGAGGTGGCGATGTGCAACACCCTGTCGCCGGGCGACAAGGTGCTTTCCTACCGTTTCGGCCAGTTCAGCCATCTGTGGATCCAGTCGGCCCGGCGCATGGGGCTGGACGTGGAATACCACGAGGTACCCTGGGGCGAGGGCGTCCCCCTGGACCACCTGGAACAGCGGCTGCGCCAGGACGCGAACCACGAGATCAAGGCCCTGCTGATCTGCCACAACGAAACCGCCACCGGCGTCACCAACGATCTCAAGGCGATCCGCGACGTGCTCGACCGCACCGGCCATCCGGCCCTGTTCATGATCGACGGGGTCAGCTCCATCGGCAGCATCGAGTTCCGCATGGACGACTGGGGCATCGACGTGGCCCTGACCGGCTCCCAGAAGGGCATGATGCTGCCGGCCGGCAACGCCTACGTCTGCTTCAGCCAGAAGGCGCTGGAAAAGCGTCACGAGGCCAGGCTGCCGCGCAACTTCCTCAACATCGAGGACCAGATCCAGGCCAACAAAGACGGCTATTTCCCCTACACCCCCAGCACCCCGATGCTCCACGGCCTGCGCAAGGCCATCGACCTGATGCTGGAAGAGGGTCTGGACAACGTTTATGCCCGCCACCACCGTCTGGCCGAGGGGGTGCGCCGCGCGGTGCTCGACGGCTGGGGCCTGGAGCTGTGCGCCCGCGACCCCAAGTGGTATTCCGACACCGTCTCCGCCATCGTCGTCCCGGAGGGCTTCGACGCCCGCGACGTGATGAAGGTGGCCTACTACCGCTACAACCTGTCCCTGGGCGGGGGGCTGTCGGAAGTGGCCGGCAAAGTGTTCCGAATCGGCCACCTGGGGGACGTCAACGAGCTGATGCTGGCCAGCGCCATCGTCGGCGCCGAGATGGCGATGCGCGACGTGGGCATCGACGTCAAGCCCGGCAGCGGCATCACCGCGGCGATGGAATACTGGCGCGACACCGCCCCGCCGCTGGAGGCATGA
- a CDS encoding 2-hydroxyacid dehydrogenase, with protein sequence MTRILLTARWPQAVEAELVRRFEVAFNPDDHPFSREELKQALQNYEIVCPTVVDPLDREVLSVEPLRCRLLANFGVGVNHIDLETARKRGITVTNTPGVLTDCTADLAMTLLLMTARRAGEGERQVRSGRWRGWRPTHLLGTKVTGKTLGIVGMGRIGRAVARRARHGFGMRILYVHPRPLAPEDLAGLDAQACDSLEAMLPQCDFVSLHCPGGAKNYHLLDRARLSRMKPGSFLVNTARGDVVDTDALIAALDHGPLRGAGLDVYENEPNIDPRLLAREDVVLLPHLGSATRETREAMGRRVLANLEAFLAGREPPDRVV encoded by the coding sequence ATGACCCGCATCCTCCTGACCGCCCGCTGGCCGCAGGCGGTGGAGGCCGAACTGGTCCGGCGCTTCGAGGTTGCCTTCAACCCGGATGACCATCCCTTCAGCCGTGAGGAACTGAAACAGGCCCTGCAAAACTACGAGATCGTCTGTCCCACGGTGGTCGATCCCCTCGACCGGGAGGTGTTGAGCGTCGAACCGCTGCGCTGCCGCCTGCTGGCCAACTTCGGCGTCGGCGTCAACCACATCGACCTGGAAACCGCCAGAAAACGCGGCATCACGGTCACCAACACCCCGGGGGTGCTGACCGACTGCACCGCCGATCTGGCCATGACCCTGCTGCTGATGACGGCCCGCCGCGCCGGTGAGGGGGAGCGGCAGGTGCGCTCCGGGCGCTGGCGCGGCTGGCGTCCCACCCATCTGCTCGGCACCAAGGTCACCGGCAAGACCCTGGGCATCGTCGGCATGGGCCGCATCGGCCGCGCCGTGGCCCGCCGCGCCCGACACGGCTTCGGCATGCGCATCCTGTACGTCCATCCCCGCCCCCTGGCACCGGAAGATCTGGCCGGCCTGGACGCGCAGGCCTGCGACAGTCTCGAGGCGATGCTGCCCCAGTGCGACTTCGTCTCCCTCCACTGTCCCGGCGGGGCCAAAAATTACCACCTGCTCGACCGCGCCCGCCTTTCGCGGATGAAACCCGGCAGCTTCCTCGTCAACACCGCCCGCGGCGACGTGGTGGACACCGACGCCCTCATCGCCGCCCTCGACCACGGCCCCCTGCGCGGCGCCGGCCTCGACGTGTACGAAAACGAGCCCAACATCGATCCCCGCCTGCTGGCGCGTGAGGATGTGGTGCTGCTGCCCCATCTGGGCAGCGCCACCCGCGAGACCCGCGAGGCCATGGGAAGGCGGGTGCTGGCCAACCTGGAAGCCTTCCTTGCCGGCCGGGAGCCTCCGGACCGGGTGGTGTGA